Proteins encoded in a region of the Triticum dicoccoides isolate Atlit2015 ecotype Zavitan chromosome 3A, WEW_v2.0, whole genome shotgun sequence genome:
- the LOC119273600 gene encoding keratin, type II cytoskeletal I-like: protein MAAYYNGGRPMPYSNTDEGFDGGRTIYSTPTECYDASKHGLGTGHGHGYGGTNMYSNTTDVQCFDSSMHGQGRGGGGRTMYSNTAHGLFDSGRPGHGHIHSYGHNDGRIMSYTTTTTKESFGGGEQGQG, encoded by the coding sequence ATGGCGGCCTACTACAACGGCGGCAGGCCCATGCCATACTCCAACACCGACGAGGGCTTCGACGGCGGCAGGACGATTTACTCCACCCCCACCGAGTGCTACGACGCCAGCAAGCACGGCCTTGGCACCGGCCACGGCCATGGATATGGCGGGACCAACATGTACTCCAACACCACTGACGTCCAGTGCTTCGACTCCAGCATGCACGGGCAAGGCCGCGGTGGCGGTGGCAGGACCATGTATTCCAACACCGCCCACGGGCTCTTCGACTCAGGCAGGCCCGGGCATGGGCACATCCACAGCTACGGGCACAACGACGGTAGGATCATGTCGTACACCACTACCACCACAAAGGAGTCCTTCGGCGGAGGCGAGCAGGGGCAGGGGTAG